Genomic DNA from Mycobacterium stomatepiae:
CGATCTTCTCGCCGGACAGCTCGCTCATCACATTGCGGACCCGCTGCCCCATCGGACCGATGCAGGCACCCTTGGCGTTCAGGCCTTGCACCCGGGACGCGACCGCGATCTTGGAGCGGTGACCCGCCTCGCGCGCCACGGCCACGATCTCCACCGACCCGTCGGCGATCTCCGGGACTTCCAGCGAGAACAGCTTGCGGACCAGATTGGGGTGGGTGCGCGACAGCGTGATCATGGGCTCGCGCGAGCCTCGCGTCACGCCGACCACGTAGCAGCGCACCCGGTTGCCGTGCTCGTAGCTCTCGCCGGGGACCTGTTCGGCCGCCGGGATGACGCCCTCGGAGGCCTTGGTTTCGCTGCCCATCCGCACCACGACCAGACCGCGGGCATTCGCGCGGCTGTCACGCTGGATCACGCCGGCAACGATTTCGCCCTCGCGGGTGGAGAACTCGCCGTAGGTGCGCTCGTTCTCCGCGTCCCGGAAGCGCTGCAGCATGACCTGACGTGCGGTGGTCGCCGCGATGCGGCCGAAACCCTCGGGGGTGTCGTCCCATTCGCTGATGACGTTGCCGTCCTCGTCGACCTCGCGGGCCATCACCTTCACCACGCCGGTCTTGCGGTCGATCTCGATCCGCGCGTCGTTCTGGTGACCCTGGGTGTGCCGGTAGGCGGTCAGCAACGCGGACTTGATCGTCTCGAGCAGCTCGTTGACCGAGATGCCCCGGTCCACCTCGATCGCGTGCAACGCGGCCATGTCGATGTTCATGTTCCGGCCTCCGCTCCCCGGGCCTCACCCGCACCCGCCAAATCCAGCTCGGCCGCCGAAGGCGACGAAAATTCCACCTGGACAACAGCTTTCGCAATCTCCGCGAGCGGGACCTCGCGCACCGCCCAGCCGCGGCCGTCACGGACCACCAGTGCCACCGCGTCCGCGCGGGTCTCCCCCACCCGGCCGGTCAATTGTGAACCGTCCGACAATGACAGCTCGACCTTGCGGCCGCGCGCCCGGCGGAAGTGCTTCTCGGTGGTGAGCGGGCGATCCACGCCGGGCGAGGAGACCTCGAGGACGTAGCTGTCGCCGACGCTGTCCAGGCCGTCCAGCAAAGCCGAGGCCGAACGTGAGAGGGTCGCTACGGTGTCCAAGTCCAGTGCGGTATCGCCATCGGCAATCACTTTGATTCGGGGCGGACGCGCCCGGGAATCGATCACCACGTCTTCGATTTCATAGCCAGCGCGCGCGAACTCACCACCGAGTAGCTCGATCACCTGCGTCTGCGACGGTAGGCCGGTGGTCACGGCGAGCTCCTCATCTTGAGTTGTCCGGTCATCTGGCTGATGTTGCCGCCCAGCCATCTTGGGGCGGCTTCCCGCGTCCCGGTGGAACACATAGCTGCCGTTCCGCCAGAACCAGCTACTAACGATACGCCAGGAATCGGGTCTGACGAGGTGATCGCGTAGGTCGAGGTCCACCGCGACAGGCCCGGCCTGCGGCCAATGGCAGGATGTTGTGCGTGCCTAGCGCTGTACCCGTCACCAGCAGGCGGG
This window encodes:
- the nusA gene encoding transcription termination factor NusA, whose amino-acid sequence is MNIDMAALHAIEVDRGISVNELLETIKSALLTAYRHTQGHQNDARIEIDRKTGVVKVMAREVDEDGNVISEWDDTPEGFGRIAATTARQVMLQRFRDAENERTYGEFSTREGEIVAGVIQRDSRANARGLVVVRMGSETKASEGVIPAAEQVPGESYEHGNRVRCYVVGVTRGSREPMITLSRTHPNLVRKLFSLEVPEIADGSVEIVAVAREAGHRSKIAVASRVQGLNAKGACIGPMGQRVRNVMSELSGEKIDIIDYDEDPARFVANALSPAKVVSVSVIDQTARAARVVVPDFQLSLAIGKEGQNARLAARLTGWRIDIRGDSPTGSGGPSEDHPEHGASHPVAHDH
- the rimP gene encoding ribosome maturation factor RimP, with product MTTGLPSQTQVIELLGGEFARAGYEIEDVVIDSRARPPRIKVIADGDTALDLDTVATLSRSASALLDGLDSVGDSYVLEVSSPGVDRPLTTEKHFRRARGRKVELSLSDGSQLTGRVGETRADAVALVVRDGRGWAVREVPLAEIAKAVVQVEFSSPSAAELDLAGAGEARGAEAGT